DNA sequence from the Chloroflexota bacterium genome:
ATAAAAATTTACTGGTCGAAAAGGCCAAACAACTGGGTGTCGAAGCCCTGTTTATTGAAGATATCATCGACGAAAGCCGTACCATTCGCAACGGTCAGAAAATTTACTCCCTTTGGGATACTTATGCCCACGCTGATTTTGTTACTTATCCCAGTTTGTGGGAAGGTTGGGGCAACCAATTGCTGGAAGCCCTGCGCGCCAAATTACCTGTGATGCTTTTTGAATACCCGGTCTATCGGGCCGATATCAAAGACAAGGGTTTGCGGGTTGTCTCCCTGGGCGGCACCCTGGCAGGTTATACAGCTTATAATCTGGCAACCGTCCCGGCAGAAATCATTGAACGGGCTGCCGATCAGGCGCTTGAATATCTGATTAATGCCGAACTGCGCCGTGAAACTACTGAGCATAATTTTCGCATTGCCAAGGAACACTACTCGCTCCACGCACTGCATAATCATCTTCATCAACTCACCCGTGCCGAATAAAAAAAACGCTTCCCTCGAAAAAAAACTCTACGACCACATCGCCTTCATTTACGGTCAGGATCGCGCCGCAGCTATTCATCAGCGGTTGCTCAACCAACTTAACCAATTCAACGCTCTTTTCCCGCGCCAATCTCAACCTTCCCGGAACAACCGCGTTACGGAGCGCGATTCGGTGCTGATCACCTATGGGGATATGATCCAGCACAATGGCACGCGCCCGCTACAAACCCTGGGGGAGTTTCTCCAGAACTATCTTGCCGAACTCATCAGCACGGTTCATATTCTGCCGTTTTTTCCCTATTCATCGGATGATGGTTTTTCGGTGATTGATTATCGTCAGGTTAATCCTGAGTTGGGCGATTGGGAAGATATTGCCAGCCTGGGGGAGCACTTCCGCCTGATGTTTGATGCCGTGGTCAACCACATCTCGGCCCAGAGCATGGAATTTCAGGGCTACCTCAAAGGTGATCCTGCATTTGAAACATTTTTCCTGTCCCTGAAGCCGGATACCGATCTATCCAGCGTATTCAGGCCGCGTACAACCCCCGTACTGACACCATTCCAAACGGCTCGCGGCGAAGAATATATCTGGACAACCTTTAACGACGATCAAATTGACCTTAACTACGCCAGCCCAGATGTATTGCTCGAAGTCATTGATGTGCTGCTATTCTATATTGCCCATGGGGCAGAACTTATTCGTCTGGACGCGATTACCTTTATCTGGAAAGAAATTGGCACAACCTGCGCCAGCCTGCCGCGCACCCATCGTCTTGTACAGTTAATGCGTACCGTTTTGGATCTGGTCGCCCCGCATGTCATCATTATCACCGAGACGAATGTACCCCACAAAGAAAATATCTCGTATTTTGGCAATGGCGCAGACGAAGCGCAGATGGTTTACAATTTTTCGCTGCCACCGCTGATACTGCACACCTTTCATACGGGGAATGCTACATCCCTTTCGCAGTGGGCCGATTCGTTAACGCTGCCCTCCGACCGCGTGACCTTTTTTAACTTCCTGGCCTCCCATGATGGCATTGGCCTGACACCGGCGCGCGGGATTTTGTCTGAAGCAGCGATTAATGCGATTGCCGAGCGGGTAGAAGCTTTGGGGGGCTACGTATCGTATAAG
Encoded proteins:
- a CDS encoding sugar phosphorylase — its product is MPNCAVKLLSIIFALPRNTTRSTHCIIIFINSPVPNKKNASLEKKLYDHIAFIYGQDRAAAIHQRLLNQLNQFNALFPRQSQPSRNNRVTERDSVLITYGDMIQHNGTRPLQTLGEFLQNYLAELISTVHILPFFPYSSDDGFSVIDYRQVNPELGDWEDIASLGEHFRLMFDAVVNHISAQSMEFQGYLKGDPAFETFFLSLKPDTDLSSVFRPRTTPVLTPFQTARGEEYIWTTFNDDQIDLNYASPDVLLEVIDVLLFYIAHGAELIRLDAITFIWKEIGTTCASLPRTHRLVQLMRTVLDLVAPHVIIITETNVPHKENISYFGNGADEAQMVYNFSLPPLILHTFHTGNATSLSQWADSLTLPSDRVTFFNFLASHDGIGLTPARGILSEAAINAIAERVEALGGYVSYKNNPDGGQAAYELNINYLDALCVPGPVEPIAWIARRFLAAQAIMLALRGVPGIYFHSLFGSRGWRDGAQQSGRPRTINRRKPFLRQIETELADSNSLRQIVFRGYAHLLRQRTAHPAFHPNAEQQIVFCHAAVFAMWRRSPERKSAVLCLHNVSAETHELHILLQVETQTLRDMLTGAVFLARDGLLNLSLQPYEVRWLVAE